Proteins encoded by one window of Corallococcus exiguus:
- a CDS encoding SCO family protein, whose product MSVESPSPSAAPRSRPVRRSWVWAGIAVASLGFMGVAVHDLVQGRSQPPPRLGALPDFTFTRQDGQPFGLKQLRGHPFIANFIFTRCPTVCPVFTQKMARVQEHTSKLGTDLQLVSFSVDPAYDTPERLAEYGKKYQADFTRWNFLTGDYATLKDTIVQGFKISMGREAGAPEDDLLSIFHGTHFVLVDGTGEIRGYYDSADPEATQKLETDAFRITREEG is encoded by the coding sequence ATGTCCGTCGAATCGCCCTCCCCGTCCGCCGCCCCCCGCTCCCGTCCCGTCCGCCGCTCCTGGGTCTGGGCGGGCATCGCCGTGGCGTCGCTCGGCTTCATGGGGGTGGCGGTCCACGACCTGGTGCAGGGCCGTTCCCAGCCGCCGCCCCGCCTGGGCGCGCTGCCGGACTTCACCTTCACGCGGCAGGACGGACAGCCCTTCGGGTTGAAGCAGCTCCGCGGCCACCCGTTCATCGCCAACTTCATCTTCACCCGCTGCCCCACCGTCTGCCCCGTCTTCACGCAGAAGATGGCGCGCGTGCAGGAGCACACCTCGAAGCTGGGGACGGATCTCCAGTTGGTGTCCTTCTCCGTGGATCCGGCCTACGACACCCCGGAGCGGCTGGCCGAGTACGGGAAGAAGTACCAGGCGGACTTCACCCGCTGGAACTTCCTCACCGGCGACTACGCCACCCTCAAGGACACCATCGTCCAGGGCTTCAAGATCAGCATGGGCCGCGAGGCCGGCGCCCCCGAGGACGACCTGCTCTCCATCTTCCACGGCACCCACTTCGTGCTGGTGGACGGCACCGGAGAGATTCGCGGCTACTACGACAGCGCGGACCCCGAGGCGACCCAGAAGCTGGAGACCGACGCCTTCCGCATCACCCGCGAAGAAGGCTGA
- a CDS encoding P-loop NTPase family protein: MALRGYREEDLVSNRASLIIHGGTEDERRAWAEEAARNFGVPLTEVRQGSELAGALRQPNGVVFIADAGKLPLDAQGLILRCLQMQEERPKVVVGVSGTAMAALTRGTLREDLHYRLNQAQVDLQTDGLRDALKRRWAQQAEQLAVRAAALKAAEEKERAAAVARRPGSVTRILPKRKAQATVRKGAPRNAVR; encoded by the coding sequence GTGGCTCTTCGCGGTTATCGAGAAGAGGACCTCGTCTCCAACCGTGCATCGTTGATCATCCACGGAGGTACCGAGGATGAGCGCAGGGCCTGGGCGGAGGAAGCCGCGCGCAACTTCGGCGTCCCGCTCACGGAGGTGCGCCAGGGCTCGGAGCTGGCCGGAGCGCTCCGTCAGCCCAACGGCGTGGTGTTCATCGCGGACGCGGGGAAGCTGCCGCTGGACGCCCAGGGCCTCATCCTGCGCTGCCTCCAGATGCAGGAGGAGCGGCCCAAGGTGGTGGTGGGCGTGTCCGGCACCGCGATGGCCGCCCTCACCCGGGGCACGCTGCGTGAGGACCTGCACTACCGGCTGAACCAGGCGCAGGTGGACCTGCAGACGGATGGCCTGAGGGACGCGCTCAAGCGCCGCTGGGCGCAGCAGGCGGAGCAGCTGGCCGTGCGCGCCGCGGCGCTGAAGGCCGCAGAGGAGAAGGAGCGCGCCGCCGCGGTGGCCCGCCGCCCGGGCTCCGTCACCCGCATCCTGCCCAAGCGCAAGGCCCAGGCCACCGTGCGCAAGGGCGCGCCCCGCAACGCGGTCCGCTGA
- a CDS encoding universal stress protein, with protein sequence MAIICATNLSADAAHAATVAATLAGRLGEPLLLLGVDDEVPDAEAPDALSAAEGGLAAEAARLRPLAGMVEPRMQRDASVETLLGDEECRSARLVVVAAEGWRTSPWRKTSLAERLARHGCAPVLAVRRDTALLDWARGRRRLLVMVGVDPRSSTSDAAITFLRELRRVGGCDVLAAYVCSPLEERERLGVHTPVHVERLDARERTMEGLEPLVERVLQREVRERLGDLEGEGRVEVVLEPGYGRPADHLLHVAHARSAELTVVGMHLRGGVQRLWHGSVSEGVLRHAERSVACIPPGAREPRRLPPPRSALVPVDFTLASGQAIAQACSLVGPGGRVHLLHVHRLRGRERGPRDFHGVLPEPDSERDRVLNRLWAQVPGDTVARAVHWSVEGVSGDDVAIAICQATEREGVDLVCVGTSAHREVVPDVLEEAVARELVLRCRRPVMVVPSV encoded by the coding sequence ATGGCCATCATCTGCGCAACCAACCTGTCCGCCGACGCCGCGCACGCGGCCACCGTCGCGGCGACGCTCGCCGGCCGCCTGGGAGAGCCCCTGCTGCTCCTGGGGGTGGATGACGAAGTGCCTGACGCGGAGGCCCCGGACGCCCTGTCCGCGGCGGAAGGCGGGCTGGCCGCGGAGGCCGCGCGCCTGAGGCCGCTCGCGGGCATGGTGGAGCCGCGCATGCAGCGGGATGCCTCCGTGGAGACGCTGCTGGGGGACGAGGAGTGCCGCAGCGCCCGGCTGGTGGTGGTGGCCGCGGAGGGCTGGCGCACGTCCCCCTGGCGCAAGACGTCCCTGGCGGAGCGCCTGGCCCGTCACGGCTGCGCCCCGGTGCTGGCGGTGCGCCGGGACACGGCGCTCCTGGACTGGGCCCGCGGCCGACGCCGGCTGCTGGTGATGGTGGGGGTGGACCCCCGCTCCTCCACGTCCGACGCGGCCATCACCTTCCTGCGGGAGCTGCGGCGCGTGGGCGGGTGTGACGTGCTGGCCGCGTACGTGTGCTCACCGCTGGAGGAGCGCGAGCGGCTGGGCGTCCACACCCCCGTGCACGTGGAGCGGCTGGACGCGCGCGAGCGCACCATGGAGGGGCTGGAGCCGCTGGTGGAGCGCGTGCTCCAGCGCGAGGTGCGTGAGCGCCTGGGTGACCTGGAGGGGGAGGGCCGCGTGGAGGTGGTGCTGGAGCCCGGCTATGGCCGCCCGGCGGACCACCTGCTGCACGTGGCCCATGCGCGCAGCGCGGAGTTGACGGTGGTGGGCATGCACCTGCGCGGCGGGGTGCAGCGGCTGTGGCACGGCTCCGTGTCGGAAGGGGTGCTGCGCCACGCGGAGCGCTCCGTGGCGTGCATCCCTCCCGGAGCGCGCGAACCTCGCCGGCTTCCTCCGCCCCGGAGCGCGCTGGTGCCGGTGGACTTCACCCTCGCCTCCGGACAGGCCATCGCGCAGGCGTGCTCCCTGGTGGGGCCGGGCGGACGCGTGCACCTGTTGCACGTGCACCGGCTCCGGGGCCGCGAGCGGGGCCCCCGGGACTTCCACGGCGTGCTCCCGGAGCCGGACAGCGAGCGGGACCGGGTGCTGAACCGGCTCTGGGCGCAGGTGCCCGGGGACACCGTCGCGCGGGCGGTGCACTGGAGCGTGGAGGGGGTCAGCGGGGACGACGTCGCCATCGCCATCTGCCAGGCCACGGAGCGCGAGGGCGTGGACCTGGTGTGCGTGGGCACGTCCGCCCACCGCGAAGTGGTTCCGGACGTGCTGGAGGAGGCGGTGGCGCGCGAGCTGGTGCTGCGTTGCCGCAGGCCCGTGATGGTGGTGCCTTCCGTTTGA
- a CDS encoding type II secretion system protein GspG, translating into MAATSSSSAVPEKSRRSPLPWVAVVFVVALVVALVLTAFRHRDPEQAQHIHADFTLILGALERYRADHGGQLPEEGDLDALLVPRYLHAVPLDPWGRPYHYASSAQGVFLSSFGRENQRGGVGDNQDHTNHDGHQQLLR; encoded by the coding sequence ATGGCCGCCACCTCCTCCTCGTCCGCCGTCCCCGAGAAGTCCCGCCGCTCCCCGCTGCCCTGGGTGGCGGTGGTGTTCGTGGTGGCGCTCGTCGTGGCCCTGGTGCTCACCGCCTTCCGCCACCGCGACCCCGAGCAGGCCCAGCACATCCACGCCGACTTCACCCTCATCCTGGGCGCGCTGGAGCGCTACCGCGCGGACCACGGGGGGCAGCTGCCGGAGGAGGGGGACCTGGACGCGCTGCTGGTGCCCCGCTACCTCCACGCCGTGCCCCTGGACCCCTGGGGCCGGCCGTACCACTACGCGAGCAGCGCGCAGGGCGTGTTCCTGTCCAGCTTCGGCCGCGAGAACCAGCGCGGCGGCGTGGGCGACAACCAGGACCACACCAACCACGACGGGCACCAGCAGCTCCTGCGCTAG
- a CDS encoding adenylate/guanylate cyclase domain-containing protein, protein MSASNPLFGDLLLKLGVVSPGQVQEALALQALTGQRVGEALISLGYVSREQIQDALGEALGLNHEKGPAQPPLGELLVGLKYVTLAQLDEALARQRRDGRRLGEILVELGHCTYKQIYEALGVQNRIVGRQDLPRPATEGRRRVVVVDDSPLACAFVQEGLVALGYEVLCFQDPYEALEGMGRLQAAIVLSDLEMPGLDGVELCRRLKEGPRSAIPVIMLTANDREAERVRGLRAGADDYVNKSASMDELAARIESVVRRTDETERMRKLFARYTSDAVVEEILKSADAAVLAGEKREVTVLFADIRNFTGLAESLPPEQVVAVLNQVLGRLSDAVLTCGGTLDKFLGDGLMAVFGAPVGRPDDALRGLQCAKMMMEAVAELRAVAEAEWVAHGREGRPLVLELGVGLNSGVVVSGNIGSAMRAEYTCIGDAVNVAARLCALAGPGEILVGERTRELVDANETAFEDLPPVRLKGKQQPVPLYRAL, encoded by the coding sequence GTGAGTGCATCGAACCCCCTCTTCGGTGATTTGCTGCTCAAGCTGGGCGTCGTCTCGCCGGGGCAGGTGCAGGAGGCGCTCGCGCTGCAGGCCCTCACCGGACAGCGCGTGGGGGAGGCGCTCATCTCCCTGGGCTACGTGTCACGCGAGCAGATTCAGGACGCATTGGGAGAGGCCCTGGGCTTGAACCACGAGAAGGGGCCCGCACAGCCGCCCCTGGGCGAGCTGCTGGTGGGGCTCAAGTACGTGACGCTCGCGCAGCTGGACGAGGCGCTGGCTCGGCAGCGGCGCGACGGGCGGCGGCTGGGGGAGATACTGGTCGAGCTGGGCCACTGCACCTACAAGCAGATCTACGAAGCGCTGGGCGTGCAGAACCGCATCGTCGGCCGGCAGGACCTGCCACGTCCCGCGACGGAGGGGCGCCGCCGCGTGGTGGTGGTGGACGACAGCCCCCTGGCGTGCGCGTTCGTGCAGGAGGGGCTGGTGGCCCTGGGCTACGAGGTCCTCTGCTTCCAGGACCCCTACGAGGCACTGGAGGGCATGGGGCGGCTGCAGGCGGCCATCGTGCTGAGCGACCTGGAGATGCCGGGGCTGGACGGCGTGGAGCTGTGCCGGCGGCTGAAGGAGGGCCCTCGCAGCGCCATCCCCGTCATCATGCTCACCGCCAACGACCGCGAGGCGGAGCGCGTGCGCGGCCTGCGCGCGGGCGCGGACGACTACGTGAACAAGTCCGCGTCCATGGACGAGCTGGCGGCGCGCATCGAGAGCGTGGTGCGCCGCACGGACGAGACGGAGCGCATGCGCAAGCTGTTCGCGCGCTACACGTCCGACGCGGTGGTGGAGGAGATCCTCAAGAGCGCGGACGCGGCGGTGCTCGCCGGTGAGAAGCGCGAGGTGACGGTGCTGTTCGCGGACATCCGCAACTTCACCGGCCTGGCGGAGAGCCTTCCTCCCGAGCAGGTGGTGGCGGTGCTCAACCAGGTGCTGGGCCGGCTGTCGGACGCGGTGCTCACCTGCGGCGGCACGCTGGACAAGTTCCTGGGCGACGGGCTGATGGCCGTGTTCGGCGCGCCGGTGGGCCGCCCGGACGACGCGCTCCGGGGCCTGCAGTGCGCGAAGATGATGATGGAGGCCGTGGCGGAGTTGCGCGCCGTGGCGGAGGCCGAGTGGGTGGCCCACGGCCGCGAGGGCCGGCCCCTGGTGCTGGAGCTGGGCGTGGGGTTGAACTCGGGCGTGGTGGTGTCCGGCAACATCGGCAGTGCGATGCGGGCCGAGTACACCTGCATCGGCGACGCGGTGAACGTGGCCGCGCGGCTGTGCGCGCTGGCCGGGCCGGGGGAAATCCTGGTGGGCGAGCGCACGCGCGAGCTGGTGGACGCGAACGAGACCGCCTTCGAGGACCTGCCGCCGGTGCGCTTGAAGGGCAAGCAGCAGCCGGTGCCGCTTTACCGCGCCCTCTGA
- a CDS encoding Uma2 family endonuclease has translation MTRKPATYADLEALPSNQVGEIVNGELYASPRPASPHASAAWHLGGELYAPFDRGRGGPGGWLFLFEPELHFGEDVLAPDIAGWRRERMPKVPDVVGFTMAPDWLCEVLSPSTSRLDRVRKLPIYAREGVKHVWLVDPLQRTLEVFRLAGGHYLLLGTYEDAETVHAEPFEALALELRVLWEDMAE, from the coding sequence ATGACCCGAAAGCCCGCCACCTACGCTGACCTGGAAGCGCTCCCCTCGAATCAGGTGGGGGAGATCGTCAACGGGGAGCTGTACGCGAGCCCCCGGCCGGCGTCGCCGCATGCCTCCGCGGCGTGGCATCTGGGAGGCGAGCTCTATGCTCCTTTCGACCGGGGACGTGGGGGGCCCGGAGGGTGGCTCTTCCTCTTCGAACCGGAACTGCACTTCGGCGAGGACGTCCTGGCTCCCGACATCGCGGGTTGGCGCAGGGAGCGGATGCCCAAGGTGCCGGACGTCGTGGGCTTCACGATGGCACCGGACTGGCTGTGCGAGGTGTTGTCCCCATCCACGTCCCGACTGGATCGGGTCCGGAAGCTGCCCATTTATGCCCGGGAGGGTGTGAAGCACGTCTGGTTGGTGGACCCGTTGCAACGCACGTTGGAGGTCTTCCGGCTGGCAGGTGGCCACTACCTGCTGCTGGGGACCTACGAAGACGCGGAGACCGTCCACGCGGAGCCATTCGAGGCACTCGCACTGGAACTTCGCGTCTTGTGGGAGGACATGGCGGAGTAG
- a CDS encoding tryptophan 2,3-dioxygenase yields MNKRDLEPGIVTDLAGRTTYGDYLQLDRLLSAQVPRSQPPHHDELLFIVQHQTSELWMKLLIHELSACIRYIQADRLEPSFKIFARVAHIQRMLFEQWSVLETLTPNEYLEFRDTLGHASGFQSFQYRALEFLLGNKDDAALGPFKHVQGVHAELDRLLESPGIYDEFLRHLSRMGHDIPRSHVERDWRQPYEKSPQVMEVFRRIYEDTEKHWDAYEMCEKLVDTEERFQLWRYRHMMTVMRIIGFKQGTGGSSGVGFLRKALDLRFFPELWDVRTTLTPPAKPRGA; encoded by the coding sequence ATGAACAAACGCGACCTGGAGCCTGGAATCGTCACGGACCTCGCGGGCCGGACGACCTATGGTGATTACCTGCAGTTGGACCGCCTTTTGTCCGCGCAGGTGCCCCGTTCCCAGCCTCCCCATCACGACGAGTTGTTGTTCATCGTCCAGCACCAGACGAGCGAGCTGTGGATGAAGCTGCTCATCCACGAGCTGTCCGCCTGCATCCGTTACATCCAGGCGGACCGGCTGGAGCCGTCGTTCAAGATCTTCGCGCGCGTCGCGCACATCCAACGGATGCTCTTCGAGCAGTGGAGCGTGCTGGAGACGCTCACGCCCAACGAGTACCTGGAGTTCCGCGACACGCTGGGCCACGCGTCAGGCTTCCAGAGCTTCCAGTATCGGGCGCTGGAGTTCCTTTTGGGCAACAAGGATGACGCGGCGCTGGGGCCCTTCAAGCACGTGCAGGGTGTGCACGCGGAGCTGGACCGCCTGCTGGAGTCGCCGGGCATCTACGACGAATTCCTGCGCCACCTGTCGCGCATGGGCCACGACATTCCCAGAAGCCACGTGGAGCGCGACTGGCGTCAGCCGTATGAGAAGAGCCCCCAGGTGATGGAGGTGTTCCGGCGCATCTACGAGGACACCGAGAAGCACTGGGACGCGTATGAGATGTGCGAGAAGCTGGTGGACACGGAGGAGCGGTTCCAGCTCTGGCGCTACCGGCACATGATGACGGTGATGCGCATCATCGGCTTCAAGCAGGGCACGGGCGGCTCGTCGGGCGTGGGCTTCCTGCGCAAGGCGCTGGACCTGCGCTTCTTCCCGGAGCTGTGGGACGTGCGCACGACGCTGACGCCGCCCGCGAAGCCCCGGGGCGCCTGA
- a CDS encoding cell wall protein, producing the protein MSVDKAFREMIRNEIEVQLKPLRDVVSRLESGTADLDALRSVAERLAPLAQVVGPLFGANAPAAGKPGRRPVGRPAGRPSVSAPVAAAGGKRRGRKPAVAEGGARECAIMGCGKPSRTKGYCAAHYQKLRMLEKTNRRPSAWSDYANPNSVEDIKLPRGRAASKALAEAAQKNA; encoded by the coding sequence ATGTCAGTTGACAAGGCGTTCCGCGAGATGATTCGCAACGAGATTGAAGTGCAGCTCAAGCCCCTGCGCGACGTGGTGTCTCGTCTGGAGTCGGGCACGGCGGACCTGGATGCGCTGCGCAGCGTGGCCGAGCGTCTGGCGCCCCTGGCTCAGGTGGTGGGCCCCCTCTTCGGCGCGAACGCGCCTGCGGCTGGCAAGCCCGGTCGTCGTCCCGTGGGTCGTCCGGCGGGTCGTCCGTCGGTGAGCGCGCCGGTGGCGGCGGCGGGTGGCAAGCGCCGGGGCCGCAAGCCGGCGGTGGCGGAAGGCGGCGCCCGTGAGTGCGCCATCATGGGCTGCGGCAAGCCCAGCCGCACCAAGGGCTACTGCGCGGCGCACTACCAGAAGCTGCGCATGCTGGAGAAGACCAACCGCCGTCCTTCCGCGTGGTCCGACTACGCCAACCCCAACAGCGTGGAGGACATCAAGCTGCCCCGTGGCCGCGCCGCCTCCAAGGCGCTCGCGGAAGCCGCTCAGAAGAACGCTTAA
- a CDS encoding hemerythrin domain-containing protein codes for MAGPFDILLHQHRELEELLERLASEAEAEEMTHGQEALARLLRLHSRLEERCVHPLLTRVEGRTRAREEAEDHLTLRELMEELQELTPRGVEWQARLFTLEDQVVAHVQATEHGVLPRLSASLDAEELEELGHDLALTYEELLDRSQHPPAPGRGALLEPLHWDA; via the coding sequence ATGGCCGGCCCATTCGACATCCTCCTGCATCAACATCGCGAGCTGGAGGAGCTGCTGGAGCGGCTGGCTTCGGAGGCGGAAGCGGAGGAAATGACTCACGGTCAGGAGGCCCTGGCCCGCCTCCTGCGCCTGCACTCCCGCCTGGAGGAGCGCTGCGTCCATCCGCTGCTGACACGCGTGGAGGGCCGCACCCGCGCCCGCGAAGAGGCCGAGGACCACCTCACCCTGCGCGAGCTGATGGAGGAATTGCAGGAGCTGACGCCTCGCGGCGTCGAGTGGCAGGCACGCCTTTTCACGCTGGAGGATCAGGTCGTGGCGCATGTGCAGGCCACCGAACATGGGGTGCTCCCCCGCCTGTCCGCGTCTCTAGACGCGGAGGAATTGGAGGAACTGGGACACGACCTCGCACTCACGTACGAGGAACTGCTGGATCGCTCGCAGCACCCCCCGGCCCCGGGTCGTGGAGCGTTGTTGGAACCCCTGCATTGGGATGCGTGA